In Phaseolus vulgaris cultivar G19833 chromosome 7, P. vulgaris v2.0, whole genome shotgun sequence, the genomic stretch TCTTCAGTGATAAGCTATTGGGATACAGAAAAACTATCATTAATAAGTTCACAAAATAAGATTTAATGCAGCAGTAACCTCAAAACAGTAAACTTACTGCTCCTCCTGTGAGAACTGCAAGATCTTGGAGACCAGACTTCCTATTTTCACCAAAACCAGGGGCCTTAATAGCACATACCTACAGCAAAGCTTCATATATAATAACATCAACTCTGACTAATAATCCAAATAATCAGGAACCTACAGTCAAGCAGGCAAAACGAACCTTAATTCCAGCCCGAAGCTTATTTAGAATAAGTGTTGCAAGAGCATCACTTTCAACATCCTCGGCAATAATCAATAACGGTCTTTGTCTCTGAAAATGAGAGCAGGTGTCAGTCAGCCAgtatcaatattttaaaagtcaGAGGCAAAAGAAAGTGAATGACACTTCTCACCTTCAAAGCTAACTCTAATACTTTAACTACAGCATTTATACTCGAGATTTTCTTCTCATGGATTAGAATGAGGGGATCCTCAAGTTCCTAGAGGCACAAGACATGCATGGTGGTAAGTATATAAAACAAACAAGTATTCATGAGCAAGGGATTTAACAGACTGCTTTTATAAATAGTCTAATGTTGCGAAGTACATAGATAAAGAACATACACATTTCTGGTTCTTATCATTTGTTATGAAATAAGGAGATATGTAGCCCCTGTCAAGCTTCATTCCTTCAACAACTTCCAACTCATTATATAAAGTTTTGCCATCCTGAAATAGTTCAATGATCAAGCTCATAAGCTACAAATATAAAAGGGGTACAGATCTAAACTACTAAACAACCCTCACACTTATCTCCACAAAGAAAAGCAAGacgtaataaattaaaatctttCTACAAGTAAAAATAGGCATGTAAAACACTAATATATAGCATGATCAGATAAAACTTACTGAAATAGTGATAACTCCCTCTTTGCCAACTTTCTCCATAGCTTTGGCAATCAGCTCACCAATTTCACGCTCTCCATTAGCAGATATTGTCCCAACCTatcaattcaaattcaaaactcAGAGTCTATATTAGCATCTCCTGCAATATGCAAGGAAAGGCATTAACAGAGTTGTTCCACAAACCTGTGCTATTTCTTCAGATGTGCTAATCATCCGAGCTCTACTTTTCAAGTTTGTTACAACAGCATCAACAGCCATATTTATACCACGCCTCAGGTCCATTGCATTCATTCCAGCAGCAACTGATTTGCAGCCTTCAGCAAATATAGCTCGTGTAAGGACCGTGGCACACGTGGTTCCTACAAAACAATTGAAATGCTCCCTCATTATTTCAGTCACggtaaaatttaaattactaCATAATAAAAGCTTGCTAAATGTCAGTGTGCAGCCTACTAGCATCTATACCATGTCCTGATATAATAATAAGATGTTAGATATGTCAGCTTACCATCACCAGCCGCATCATTAGTAGCATTAGCAACCTGCTTTACGAGACTGGCACCAACATTCTTAACTTTATCCTTGAATTCAATGCTCTTTGCAACAGTTACTCCATCTTTGGTTACTTTAGGGCCACCAAAACTTTGCTCAATTACCACATTACGCCCCTTAAAGAGAATAAACTCAACATCAATAAACTATTGAACAGTGACAATACCTCAAAACAGACTAGCATTAATATCGTTCATTATTAGTCAAATAGTACTTTTGTCCCTCTAAAGCAAAAAATTGACTTCATAGACAAATGAGATTCAGCCGTGATCATACAGAAATGGCATTCCTTCTACACTTACCACTTATTCTACCTCCTTTACAAACAATAACTCTCCCCATCTAACATCAACAAAAGAATgtaagaaaacaacaaacacaaaGCAAACAAATAATCCACTTAGTTACCTTGGGACCCATGGTTACTTTGACAGCTTCTGCAAGCTCTTCAACACCCTTAAGCATCAGAGCCCGAGCCTCCACACCAAATCTAATGTCTTTAGCCGCATAATTTCGGCTCCAGCTCAACCTACTTCCAACCTAAATCATGCAGCAAAAGATAACAGACCAAAAAAAAGAACATAAACTAACGGTTTACCCTCACAAATCTccaaaaaaatcacattttcaAATGTCAGCGTTACAATACTTAAAAAGAAGTGTCATTAAAACATTAGAGTTCCACCTGTTTGCTGCCACTCCGAGCAATCCTGCAACCAAAGAAACAGCAATTcaaagtcaaaacaaaaactCCATTAATCCCAGTCAGGTGTTAGCCTCCAAACCCACAACTTAGCACCCAACATGTAAGACTCAATCACACAATACCCAATGAGGTAATgattaaaaaatcaaactttgatCCATTTTGCAAGATTTTCTGTAACCCAGATGAACAATTTGACTTCCACACAACACAGGAATAAGAGGGAACAAACAAAAGCAAGAGTGGATAGGAGGGTGACCTTGCTTTGGAGGCGAGGCTAGAAGCAAAACGATACATGATGCGAATaagaaatgaagagagaaagtaAAGAAATGCAGCAATGGAGCACCCAATGCAAAGGCAAAGTGAGAGAATGGGAGAGAGAGTGTGTGGGGTTTTTGAAAGGAAAGAGAAGGGTCTGGAAAAAGCGGCTTCTTCTGCTCTCTAGGGTTTAAGCCAACAACCCCTTAACCACGTTCATAGTTCACgaaattgtgtttttttaataattaaattgaaattcaatcactgatttttaaaaataaaacagtgTTTGTATGTTTGCATCCAAcataacaaatttaattatttttcatattagttttaaagtatattagtaataaaaaataataataagatttaaaatgtttgattttgaaaatatttaattcgATAAATGATTTTTCAACTTCTCTCTTTAAATAATCTTTATTGATAAAAGAATACATGATCTTAGATTTCAATACCAAGTTGGAAATAAATATGGAAAATGAAGTtgtcattaaaataaattaaataaaatattgaatagaTCGAAATATATTGATTGCCTctcatctgaaaaaaaaaatatagcaaTACAAATTTTGATACACTATTCACATTTTCCCATGAAGatactttataaataaaattagttcattttaataaatcaaaatcatgaataagtacatattttattttacaaatcaATTTTCGATTCTAACCCATTAATACTGTTTTACAAaccattatttacaaacatattataaaatgaacatACGGTTagcttatatatatatgtataatttccaatttttcttaataaaaacaaataaacattttatgagttttttttttttttgcaaacaTAGTTAAAATACACGTTttgatattttcattttcaaaaataaaagtCAAAGAATAAACAAACATGTTatgtaaaagttaaaaatttgaaaatgagtatataaatagaaaatgaaagatggtttttttcaataaaaaagacACCCACTTAATTATTTATCCCATTATTATTTACCCATATTCATTACACATATTGAGAAAAATGCTAACAATATATACTTTTCTCATCTAATTTGAgggtaaaaaattattgaaaataaattactctcaaagtgaaaaaaaaacaagaaaaattcaAATGTGATGATCTTACCATCTTATTCCAAAACTTTTATTCTTTCAaattaaagtatattttattaACCATTTTTTTTCAAGATTTACCAAATCGgtgtaattttataatataattatcaaaatatataaatttttaaaataatatccatAAGTAAGTCATACTTCATGacttcagtttttttttatagatttttgaAGTTGTATTTATCTAGTTTTTGTTACAAAAATAGTGTTTAAATTGATgaattataactttttaattttttaaaattctaagcAGTAACTACTAAGACTTTCATACTAGAATCTATTATCTATCAAGGTTAACCAGACATCTAAATTGaagtgaaataataataatttaatttactaacatattttttaacaaataatttaatttgaatgaaatagagaaaattttctaacatgtttttttttatgaaaaaataattttcagatTTCAATGCAGTTAGCAGCAAGGGgacaatttaatattttaacaagCTCATAAATAGGGGTGCACATGAAAACTATGGGAGTGCAAAAGGAAATTACCTAAGTTGTGGGCTGGGATAAGGTCCAACAAAACGGGTTACACTGTAGGACTATCCACTTAGGAACCCGACCCGAATATAGAACCCGAATCCCTTTCAGTTTCCCTTTTCACATACTCACAGAGAGAAGAGAAACAAAGCAGAGCTTGAAATCCATTGTTGATTGTTACTACTTTTTCCTGTTTCCCACACAACGAGTGGCGGAAGAGAAGAGATCGGAAAAAGATGACGGAGGCTGTGATAAGGAACAAGCCAGGGATGGCCAGCGTCAAGGACATGCCGGTTCTCCAGGACGGTCCACCGCCGGGCGGGTTCGCTCCGGTCCGGTTCGCTCGCCGCATCCCTAACAAGGGCCCCAGCGCCGTGGCCATCTTCCTCGCTACCTTCGGAACATTCTCTTGGGGGATGTACCAGGTCGGCCAGGGCAACAAGATCCGAAggttcttctcttctcttctcttttccattttttttctttttgatttATTTCTCTTTGTTCGGAATCTTTCTATCAATTGAAGTTTTAACATTTTGTATGAGGAGTGAATTCCATTATGTATTCAACTGTTTTCTAATTTAATCGAGGAATCGTCTTTGATTTCCTCATTTGGATTTCGTCATATTATTTCTTTAACtttatattttgttacttttttttttaatttcttctcCTATTGGTGTTTATATCTGAACACACGCCAGAATCATTTGGCTTGTTTAAAGTGTTTACATTATCATGATCAAAGTTTAGCTTATAAGGGAAACTAATTTAGTTTCTCCTTCTATTGGTGTTTATGGATaaactaatccaaacaaaacccTTTTAGTGTTTTTGTGTCACTTTATAATCGTGTATCCTGTCGCCTATTACATATTCGTAATTCGAGTATTCTGTTATTGTTGGGTTGTTACTCTATCTTTTATTTGTCCGTGATTCTTTAACAGCATCTATTAATAcagaaatttatgtttttaaatgttataatttgAAGTGTTGTCAACAAATTCTGGGATTTAATTGAGCGTTTGGAGCTCCTGATTTGATATTCGAGACTATTATGTATCATTTGACTTCTAGATTTAATGGTGGCGATTAATTATTACTGTAGGATTTTGCTTCTTTGCTTGATTTCAAAATGACTACCTTGGAATCTATATTTCTTTACTGtagttgaatttgaatgaaatgATGTTTTAACTAATTGCCCCGTGGTTGAGGACCATGCTAGCAATTGAAGTTTATTCATTCTGTACGAGGAGTGATTCCATTTTGTATTCAACAGTTAGCCTTGTGGTTGTTATCcctgatttttatttattttattttaattacttgTGGTTGTTATCCCATTTTTACAACAAGAAGGCTTGGGCCACTACTTGACCTAATCGTTTAAATTAATAGGTATTTAAAGTTTTAGTGTTTTTTGTAAAGCAATTTAGAATACTTGGAATAACTTCTATGAAAGTGTTTAAGTGTCTCACACCATGAGCTGTGGTGTTCCTTGATTCTTTGGCAAAGCCATAATTAAGTAGTCCACTTCCTCTCTTATAAAGGAAAACCTTAGTTAAATGTTGCACATCATTACTTGACACCAACCTCTTGATGTAGCATATAACCCATTAGTAACCTACAAATCATATTCCAATTTTGGGTTGGAATAAAGGAATTCTAGATATAGGCCATTGGTTACATCCTTCTATTTACTTTCATTGTTATTGAAAGACTTCATAATAGTTTCCTTAGGACTTTTCCATTGCTTCATAGATATGGCCAACAGTTTTTCTTTCCCCGTCTACAAGATGAAGTACATGAACAAGAGGAACTAcgattttgaaaatgaaaaccACATGGTTCCAAGAACAAAGGCGGCAATGATAGGCCATAGGCGTGGTGGCACCGGTAGGCCACAGGACTTTTTAGAGCAATTGTTAGTTTATGAATTATAAAGGGAGAGACTTTTCGTTGCAGTGACTTGTATGTTTAATTATGATGATGAGTTGTTAATTGTTACTGCTGGA encodes the following:
- the LOC137830428 gene encoding chaperonin CPN60-2, mitochondrial-like — encoded protein: MYRFASSLASKARIARSGSKQVGSRLSWSRNYAAKDIRFGVEARALMLKGVEELAEAVKVTMGPKGRNVVIEQSFGGPKVTKDGVTVAKSIEFKDKVKNVGASLVKQVANATNDAAGDGTTCATVLTRAIFAEGCKSVAAGMNAMDLRRGINMAVDAVVTNLKSRARMISTSEEIAQVGTISANGEREIGELIAKAMEKVGKEGVITISDGKTLYNELEVVEGMKLDRGYISPYFITNDKNQKCELEDPLILIHEKKISSINAVVKVLELALKRQRPLLIIAEDVESDALATLILNKLRAGIKVCAIKAPGFGENRKSGLQDLAVLTGGALITEELGLKLEQVDLDMLGSCKKITISKDDTVVLDGAGDKKAIEERCEQIRSAIENSTSDYDKEKLQERLAKLSGGVAVLKIGGASEAEVGEKKDRVTDALNATKAAVEEGIVPGGGVALLYASKELDKLQTANFDQKIGVQIIQNALKTPVLTIASNAGVEGAVVVGKLLEQDDLDLGYDAANGEYVDMVKSGIIDPLKVIRTALVDAASVSSLMTTTEAVVSELPKDDKDIPAMAGGMGGMDY
- the LOC137830433 gene encoding NADH dehydrogenase [ubiquinone] 1 alpha subcomplex subunit 13-A codes for the protein MTEAVIRNKPGMASVKDMPVLQDGPPPGGFAPVRFARRIPNKGPSAVAIFLATFGTFSWGMYQVGQGNKIRRALKEEKYSARRSILPVLQAEEDERFVREWNKYLEYEAEVMKDVPGWKVGESVYNSGRWVPPASGELRPDIW